The genomic window TCATGCCACCCCTGGGATTTTATGGCTTCAAGGTCCCCCAGAGTATTCTTTGTGCCGGGGATTATAACCATATCGGCTTCACCGATAGCCATACCTTTTTTTACATAGGATAAACTAACGCCGGGATATTCAGCCAGGGGTACGAAATCGGTGAAATTGGATATGTGTGGAAGGTACAGCACTTTTATTATAATTTTATCCGGGTCCATAGATGATGTAGCATTATTTCTGTCAGATACCTTATTCGGATGGTTTTTATTATATCTCATCCTGTAAATTTCAGCCTCGGGTGAATCCTCCTCATCTATATAAATATCAGTATAGGGCACCACGCCCAGCACCGGCCTTTTTATGATGCCTTCCAGCATTTCAAGGCCCGGTTTTAAAATCTCCAGATCACCCCGGAATTTATTTATTATGACACCTTTCACCCGGACTCTTTCGTTTTCGTTCAACAGTAGCATGGTCCCGGCCAGGGAGGCGAAAACCCCACCTTTATCTATATCACCTACGAGCACCACTGGCGCATCCACCAGCTCGGCCATGCCCATATTGACTATATCCCGTTCCCTCAGGTTTATCTCGGCAGGACTTCCCGCCCCTTCTATTACTATGATGTCATTTTGCTGCGCAAGAATGTCTATGGCCTGCTTTACCGTATCCAGCAGCTTCGGCTTGAATTCATGATAATCCACGGCAGAAAGGTTGCCGTATACTTTTCCCATGATTATTATCTGGCAGTTTTTGTCAGAACTGGGCTTTAAGAGTACCGGATTCATCAGTACGGAAGGTTCCAATCCACAGGCTTCAGCCTGGGCTACCTGGGCCCTACCCATTTCCAGGCCTTCCCTGGTTATAAATGAATTTAATGCCATGTTCTGGGATTTGAATGGAGCCACCCGGAAACCATCCTGTTTAAACACTCTGCAAAGTCCCGCCACAATCCTGCTTTTGCCCACCGATGAACCTGTTCCCTGGACCATGATATATCTTGCTGTCATTGCAGGAATCCCCTTAAAATGACATCTTCGGCCTCTTTTTCCGAAAGCCCCAGGGTTTCAAGTTTCACCAACTGTTCCTCGGCGATTTTTCCTATGGCTGCTTCATGGGTAAGCTGGGCATCGGGATGCTCCGCCGAGATGGCCGGGGAAGAGCTTATTTTGCCCCTGTCCATGATGATGGAATCGCACTCCACATGACCTTTAGCGGGGGCTTTGGCCACCACCACCGGGCGGAAAATCTGTTTTGAATCATCTTTTGCTACCGAGCGGGATATCACCTTAGCATTGCTTCCCTCCCCTTCCAGTTCTATAAGCATGTCCGATACCGCCTCCTGGCGGCCATGGGTTAAAAGGCGCTCTACAATAGTGAGGCTAGCACCTTCTGCAAGTTTTGCTTTTGTATCCCTGACAGTGCTGTCAACACCCTTTATCTGGGTCAGTTCCATTTCCACCATCGAATTCTTTTCCATAATGAGAATGGTCTTTGGATTCAACACCCTCTCTCCGGTACCTTCCCCTTCGCCATAGTGCTTTTCCACATATCTCATACGAGCACCTTTGCGGACTATAATCTCATGGATGCCATCATGCTGGGACTTTTTGGAGCCGGGGTTATGTATCCCGCAGCCTGCTACCACCGTTACATCAGCCCCTTCCCCTATTTCTATGGTGTTGTATACCACATCGGTCACTCCGGAAAGAGTAATTAAAACCGGTATGTGGACCGCTTCATTTTTTGTGCCCGGAGCCACGATGACATCAATACCGGGTTTGTCTGTTTTTGGCCTGACCTGAATGTGGGCTGTAGATTTCCTTTCTACGCCCTGGCCATCCTTGCGTATGTTAAAAGCCCCCGAGGGAATCCTGTGAAGGTCGGCAACGGTTTTTAAAAGTTCACTGTCTATAGCATTCAAGTTCATCTTCGTCACCTCCGCAGTTTTGCTGCCACCGGCACCTGAAATCACCCTGCAGTATATTCCACATTCTGTCTCTATTGCCCCGCTCTTTTATTTCACCCTCAGCCATAAGGATTATTTCATCTGCCAGGGATAGGACTTTTTCATGGTGGGTTATTACTATGCTGGTTACACCTCCCCTGGAGTGATATTTCTTGATTAAATTGAGTAATTTTTCAAAGCTCCATAAATCCACCCCTGCTTCGGGTTCATCGTAAATTATTACCTTTGAATGCCTGGAAAGCACGGTGGCAAGCTCAATTCTCTTTACCTCGCCGCCTGAAAGGCTGTTGTCGCATTCCCTGTCAAGGTAATCCTGGGGGCAAAGGCCCACTGCTCTCAATCTTGCATAGGCAGTATCATCACCGTTATTGGCGGAAATCTTCAAAAGGTCCCTGACCTTCAATCCCTTGAAGCGGGGAGGGTTTTGAAAAGCATAGCTTATACCGGCTTTAGCCCGCTCTGTTATGTTAAAATCCGTTATATCAGTATCATCCAGATAGAGCTTCCCCCGAGTATTCTTATATATGCCCATTATGACTCTGGCTAGGGAAGTTTTACCTCCCCCGTTAGGCCCGGTAAGAGCATAGAACTTTTCATTTTCCAGCTCCAGGTCTATATTTTTTAGAATGGATACATCGCCGGAACCATTGGTGATATCCAGGCTTAGAGATTCCATTTTCAACATTTCGCCTCATCCTCTTCTAAAATAAATAACATTTTATCTCAATCCATAAATATTTTACCTTACTTTAAACTTGATTACAATAATATTATCATAAAACAAAAAGCCGGCAGCAACACCGGCTTTTTCTTCGTTCCTACTTAACCACTATATTCACCAGTTTCCTTGGTACCGTGATAACCTTGACCACGTTTTTGCCTTCAATATGCGGCAGCACTTTCTCATTGCTCAATGCCGCCTGCTTCATCTCCTCATCGGTGGCCTCGGCGGGAAGGCTTACCTTACCCTTAACCTTCCCGTTTACCTGGACTACTATCTCTATCTCTTCCTCGACCATTGCCTCTATATCGTACTTAGGCCATGGCATCAGATGGATGCTTTCCTTTTTTCCCAGTTTTTCCCACAACTCCTCTGTCATATGAGGAGCAAAGGGCGCCAGGAGCAGAAGTAGGTTTTCCACCGCTTCTTTTATAACAGAACCTGAAATTTTTTGCTCTTTATATGCATACAGGCCGTTGACCATTTCCATGATAGCACTTATAGCTGTATTGAAGTTGAATCTTTCAGCTACATCATCTGTGACCTTCTTTATGGTCTTGTGCACCAAACGGCGCACATCCCCTTCGGCCTTAGCTCCGGTATTTTCATCATTTAACCTCTCGGAGAGTTCATCTATCAGGCGCCATACCCTTTGCAGGAACCGGAAGGAACCTTCCACCCCCTGGTCGCTCCACTCCAGGTCCCTTTCTGGTGGGGATGCAAAGAGGATGAAAAGCCTGGCGGTATCAGCACCATATCTATCAATGATATCCTCGGGACTTACTATGTTCCCAAGGGACTTGGACATCTTGGCGCCATCCTTGAGCACCATACCCTGGGTAAGCAAATTTGTAAAGGGTTCATCCACATGGACCAGCCCCGCATCCCTCATGGCCTTATTGAAAAATCTTGAATACATCAAGTGAAGTATGGCATGCTCCACGCCGCCGATATACTGGTCTACCGGCATCCAATAGTCAAGTTTTTCCCTGGCAAAGGGCTGTTCGGTATTCCTGGGATCCGTATACCTGTAATAGTACCAGGAAGAACACATGAATGTGTCCATAGTATCGGTCTCCCGTCGGGCCGGGCCACCGCATTTGGGACATGTGGTATTCAAAAACTCCTCGCATTCAAGAAGCGGTGAAGTTCCCCTGGGATTAAATTTCACATTGGGAGGGAGCATCACCGGCAGGTCTTCTTCTGGAACCGGCACGATGCCGCATTTGTCGCAGTAAATCATGGGAATTGGGGCTCCCCAGTACCTCTGGCGGGAAATTAACCAGTCCCTGAGCTTGTAGTTTACCTTGACCTTGCCTATTCCTTTTTCTTCCATATACTGTCCTACAGCCTTGATGGCTTCTATATTGTCCATGCCGTTAAATTTATCCGAATTAACAAGAACGCCTCTTTCTACATAGGCTTCGGTCATTTCTTTGGCATCAAGAGTTTTGTCGGGAGGTGACACCACCACCTTTATGGGCAGGTTATATTTTTTGGCAAACTCGAAATCCCTCTGGTCATGGGCAGGCACACCCATGACTGCACCGGTGCCGTATTCCAGGAGCACATAGTTTGCTATCCATATGGGCACTCTGTCACCGTTCATGGGGTTTATGGCATAGGTACCGATGAAAAGGCCTTCCTTTTCGGTCTCGGTGGAGGTCCTGATTATTTCATTGAACCTTTCCATTTTTTTCTGGAACTCTTTTACGGCACTTTCCTGCTCAGTCCCCGCGGAAAGTTTGCTTACCAGCGGGTGTTCCGGTGCCAGAACCATATATGAAACTCCATAGACCGTATCGGGCCGGGTGGTGAAGACGGGAATCCTGTCACCGGTTTTTTTCTGCGGTGAAGGAAAATTCCACGCCTTCACTTCTGCCTATCCAGTTTTCCTGCATTATCTTAACCTTGTCAGGCCACCCGGGAAGTTTTTCCAGGTCCTTCAACAGCTCTTCGGCATAGTCGGTTATCTTAAAAAACCATTGCTCCAGGTCCTTTTTCCCAACCTCGGTGCCGCAGCGCTCACACATGCCATCTACCACCTGCTCGTTGGCAAGTACAGTCGCACAGGATGGACACCAGTTTACAAAGGCCTTTTTACGATAGGCCAGACCCATCTCATAAAGTTTCAGGAAAAACCACTGGGTCCACTTGTAGTAGCCCGGGTGACAGGTGGCCACTTCCCTGTCCCAGTCATAACTCAAGCCCAGGCTCTTAAGCTGCTTCCTCATGTTATCGATATTTTCCCAGGTCCACTTTGAAGGAGGAACGCCATGTTTTATGGCCGCATTTTCGGCAGGAAGGCCGAAGGCATCCCAGCCCATGGGATGTAGCACATTGTAGCCGTTCATCCTTTTAAAGCGTGCCACTACATCACCGATAGAATAATTCCTTACATGGCCCATATGGAGTTTTCCTGAAGGGTACGGAAACATTTCGAGGCAGTAAAATTTAGGCTTGGCCGGGTCCTCTTTTACTTTATACAGTTTTTGTTCAGCCCATTTTTTCTGCCATTTGGCTTCAATGGTTTTAAAATCGTAATTCAAACTGAATCCTCCTTTGCTGTGGGAAATAAAATAGAAAAAAATTAAAAGCTTCTCATCCCGGTTAGGGACGAGAA from Biomaibacter acetigenes includes these protein-coding regions:
- a CDS encoding cobyric acid synthase — its product is MTARYIMVQGTGSSVGKSRIVAGLCRVFKQDGFRVAPFKSQNMALNSFITREGLEMGRAQVAQAEACGLEPSVLMNPVLLKPSSDKNCQIIIMGKVYGNLSAVDYHEFKPKLLDTVKQAIDILAQQNDIIVIEGAGSPAEINLRERDIVNMGMAELVDAPVVLVGDIDKGGVFASLAGTMLLLNENERVRVKGVIINKFRGDLEILKPGLEMLEGIIKRPVLGVVPYTDIYIDEEDSPEAEIYRMRYNKNHPNKVSDRNNATSSMDPDKIIIKVLYLPHISNFTDFVPLAEYPGVSLSYVKKGMAIGEADMVIIPGTKNTLGDLEAIKSQGWHEEIKHLSQKGAVILGICGGYQMLGKSIKDPYHIEGNIESSEGLGLLNVHTQIETEKVTTRIYGRVLEGLPGPAGALGSSPVAGYEIHMGKTVSEGDSPGFVAIEKRLDKDVYIIDGCVSSDGRILGTYIHGIFDSPEFTSRFVGYLRKFKGIQGENVINNETGAGLNQEKAFDFAAFKQAEYDRWADVIRKSLDMGKIYKIIGLD
- a CDS encoding SufB/SufD family protein, which gives rise to MNLNAIDSELLKTVADLHRIPSGAFNIRKDGQGVERKSTAHIQVRPKTDKPGIDVIVAPGTKNEAVHIPVLITLSGVTDVVYNTIEIGEGADVTVVAGCGIHNPGSKKSQHDGIHEIIVRKGARMRYVEKHYGEGEGTGERVLNPKTILIMEKNSMVEMELTQIKGVDSTVRDTKAKLAEGASLTIVERLLTHGRQEAVSDMLIELEGEGSNAKVISRSVAKDDSKQIFRPVVVAKAPAKGHVECDSIIMDRGKISSSPAISAEHPDAQLTHEAAIGKIAEEQLVKLETLGLSEKEAEDVILRGFLQ
- a CDS encoding ATP-binding cassette domain-containing protein, which codes for MLKMESLSLDITNGSGDVSILKNIDLELENEKFYALTGPNGGGKTSLARVIMGIYKNTRGKLYLDDTDITDFNITERAKAGISYAFQNPPRFKGLKVRDLLKISANNGDDTAYARLRAVGLCPQDYLDRECDNSLSGGEVKRIELATVLSRHSKVIIYDEPEAGVDLWSFEKLLNLIKKYHSRGGVTSIVITHHEKVLSLADEIILMAEGEIKERGNRDRMWNILQGDFRCRWQQNCGGDEDELECYRQ